One genomic region from Paraburkholderia azotifigens encodes:
- the dbpA gene encoding ATP-dependent RNA helicase DbpA has protein sequence MTTKARPFSELPLSQAALANLTQLGYTEMTPIQAASLPIALAGHDLIAQAKTGSGKTAAFSLALLARLDALRYAVQAMVLCPTRELADQVTQEIRRLARAEENIKVLTLCGGTPMRPQTASLEHGAHIVVGTPGRIMDHLERGSLSLDALNTLVLDEADRMLDMGFFDDIARVARQCPKERQTLLFSATYPEGIAKLSQQFLRNPKDVKLEERHDDSKIRQRFYEVTEDERLHAVGQLLNHYRPVSTIAFCNTKNQCRDLLDVLRAQGFHALALHGELDQRERDQVLIQFANRSCSVLVATDVAARGLDIAQLEAVINVDVTPDPEVHTHRIGRTGRADQDGWALSLASMNEMGRVGGIEEAQGRDVEWHPLAGLKAASDEPLLPPMETLQILGGRKEKIRPGDVLGALTGDAGFQGSQIGKINVTEFSTYVAVDRSVARDALRKLNAGKVKGKKVKVRLMDE, from the coding sequence ATGACAACCAAGGCTCGTCCTTTTAGCGAACTGCCGCTCTCGCAGGCGGCGCTCGCGAATCTCACGCAGCTCGGCTACACCGAGATGACGCCGATCCAGGCCGCGAGCCTGCCCATTGCGCTTGCGGGCCACGATCTGATCGCGCAGGCGAAGACGGGCAGCGGCAAGACAGCGGCGTTCTCGCTGGCGCTGCTTGCACGGCTCGACGCTCTCCGTTATGCGGTGCAGGCGATGGTGCTGTGCCCGACGCGCGAACTCGCCGACCAGGTCACGCAGGAAATCCGCCGCCTCGCGCGCGCCGAAGAGAACATCAAGGTGCTGACGCTGTGCGGCGGCACGCCGATGCGTCCGCAGACGGCGAGCCTCGAGCATGGCGCGCATATCGTCGTCGGCACGCCGGGGCGCATCATGGATCATCTGGAGCGCGGCAGCCTGTCGCTCGACGCGCTCAACACGCTCGTGCTCGACGAAGCGGACCGCATGCTCGACATGGGTTTTTTCGACGATATCGCCAGGGTCGCGCGTCAATGTCCGAAGGAGCGGCAGACGTTGCTGTTTTCGGCGACCTATCCGGAGGGCATCGCCAAGCTGAGCCAGCAGTTCCTGCGCAACCCGAAGGACGTGAAGCTCGAAGAGCGTCACGACGACAGCAAGATCCGTCAACGCTTCTACGAAGTGACGGAAGACGAGCGTCTGCATGCCGTCGGCCAGTTGCTGAATCACTACCGTCCCGTGAGCACGATCGCGTTCTGCAACACGAAGAACCAGTGCCGCGATCTGCTCGACGTGCTGCGCGCGCAAGGTTTTCATGCGCTGGCGCTGCATGGCGAACTCGATCAGCGGGAACGCGATCAGGTGCTGATCCAGTTCGCGAATCGCAGCTGCTCGGTGCTCGTCGCTACCGACGTCGCCGCGCGCGGACTCGACATCGCGCAACTCGAAGCGGTGATCAACGTCGACGTGACGCCGGACCCCGAAGTGCACACGCACCGCATCGGACGCACGGGCCGCGCGGATCAGGACGGCTGGGCGCTGAGCCTCGCGAGCATGAACGAGATGGGGCGTGTCGGCGGTATCGAAGAGGCGCAAGGGCGCGACGTCGAATGGCATCCGCTTGCCGGACTGAAGGCCGCGAGCGACGAACCGCTGCTGCCGCCGATGGAAACGCTGCAGATTCTCGGCGGCCGCAAGGAAAAAATCCGTCCCGGCGATGTGCTGGGCGCGCTGACGGGCGACGCCGGTTTCCAGGGTTCGCAGATCGGCAAGATCAACGTGACGGAGTTTTCCACTTACGTTGCCGTCGATCGCAGCGTCGCGCGTGATGCGCTGCGCAAGCTGAATGCGGGCAAGGTGAAGGGCAAGAAGGTGAAAGTGCGCCTGATGGACGAGTGA
- a CDS encoding helix-turn-helix domain-containing protein: protein MTTDLHSLSAQPAACRVETSVAHDADEQARNLHGWTQTYDQLTAGRFIGKLTGLHLDDMHVFCETTSQTLRQTCEVPSDAYWFGVPAADESIGRIGPQPIDRDALAFQRGGVEFELLTPGGYAIFGVVVRGETLQRHAASVEHADMLDRASQTGIVPIQTQNKARFCGLLRAVLDDTAHAALSERARRNLQSSVLSSLFDLCGTTALEPVAIPARPRRQWIVSEARDYVIANRERPVGVPELCEHLHVSRRTLQYCFQDVLGLAPANYLRAIRLNGARRELCGAMPGELTVQDVAAAWGFWHLSQFATDYRKLFGVRPSDTLKAVPAPASPQLAH, encoded by the coding sequence ATGACGACCGATCTCCATTCCTTGTCCGCACAGCCGGCCGCGTGCCGCGTCGAAACGAGCGTCGCGCACGATGCCGATGAGCAGGCGCGCAATCTTCACGGCTGGACGCAGACGTACGACCAGCTCACGGCGGGCCGCTTCATCGGGAAGCTGACGGGACTGCATCTCGACGACATGCACGTGTTCTGCGAGACGACGAGTCAGACCCTGCGCCAGACCTGCGAAGTGCCTTCGGACGCGTACTGGTTCGGTGTTCCCGCCGCCGACGAAAGCATCGGCCGCATCGGACCTCAGCCGATCGACCGGGACGCGCTGGCGTTTCAGCGCGGCGGCGTGGAGTTCGAACTGCTCACGCCGGGCGGCTACGCGATCTTCGGCGTGGTTGTGCGCGGCGAGACCTTGCAGCGGCACGCGGCCTCCGTCGAACATGCCGATATGCTCGATCGCGCATCGCAGACGGGCATCGTGCCGATTCAGACGCAGAACAAGGCGCGCTTTTGCGGTCTGTTGCGCGCCGTGCTCGACGACACGGCGCATGCCGCGCTGTCCGAACGCGCGCGACGCAATCTGCAGTCATCGGTGTTGTCGTCGCTGTTCGATCTGTGCGGGACGACGGCGCTCGAACCGGTCGCGATCCCCGCGCGTCCGCGCCGACAGTGGATCGTCTCCGAAGCGCGCGATTACGTGATCGCGAATCGCGAGCGCCCCGTCGGCGTGCCGGAGCTGTGCGAGCACTTGCACGTCAGCCGCCGCACGCTGCAGTACTGCTTTCAGGACGTGCTGGGCCTCGCGCCCGCGAACTATCTGCGCGCGATCCGGCTGAACGGCGCGCGCCGCGAGCTGTGCGGCGCGATGCCCGGCGAACTCACGGTGCAGGACGTCGCCGCCGCATGGGGCTTCTGGCATCTGAGCCAGTTCGCGACCGACTATCGCAAGCTTTTCGGCGTGCGTCCTTCCGACACGCTGAAGGCCGTTCCTGCTCCCGCCAGTCCGCAACTGGCTCACTAG
- the adh gene encoding aldehyde dehydrogenase: protein MNHADMKFLTTEFPYKKQYANFIGGEWVKPVGGEYFDNISPITGEAFTSIPRSREADIELALDAAHRAKAAWGKTSTTERANILNKIADRLEANLQRLAVAESIDNGKPLRETMAADIPLAIDHFRYFAGAVRAQEGGISEIDHDTVAYHFHEPLGVVGQIIPWNFPILMAAWKLAPALAAGNCVVMKPAEQTPASLLVLAELIQDLLPAGVLNIVNGFGLEAGKPLASNKRIAKIAFTGETTTGRLIMQYASQNIIPVTLELGGKSPNIFFADVLDKDDSFFDKALEGFAMFALNQGEVCTCPSRVLIEESAYDRFMERALKRVAAIQQGHPLDTKTMIGAQASREQLEKILSYIDLGKQEGAQCLIGGEQNKLDGELSKGYYVKPTVFRGHNKMRIFQEEIFGPVVSVTTFKTEEEALEIANDTLYGLGAGVWTRDGTRAYRFGREIQAGRVWTNCYHAYPAHAAFGGYKQSGIGRENHKMMLDHYQQTKNLLVSYSDKPLGFF from the coding sequence ATGAATCATGCAGACATGAAGTTTCTGACGACCGAGTTCCCGTACAAGAAGCAATACGCCAATTTCATCGGCGGCGAATGGGTGAAGCCGGTTGGCGGCGAGTACTTCGACAACATCTCGCCAATTACGGGCGAAGCGTTCACGTCGATTCCGCGTTCGCGCGAAGCCGACATCGAACTCGCGCTGGATGCCGCGCATCGCGCGAAGGCCGCGTGGGGCAAGACCTCGACCACGGAACGCGCGAACATCCTCAACAAGATCGCCGACCGCCTCGAAGCGAATCTGCAACGCCTCGCCGTCGCCGAGTCGATCGATAACGGCAAGCCGCTGCGCGAAACGATGGCCGCCGACATTCCCCTCGCAATCGACCACTTCCGCTACTTCGCGGGCGCTGTGCGCGCGCAGGAAGGCGGCATTTCGGAGATCGATCACGACACGGTCGCGTATCATTTTCACGAGCCGCTCGGCGTGGTCGGGCAGATCATTCCGTGGAATTTCCCGATCCTGATGGCTGCGTGGAAGCTCGCGCCCGCGCTCGCGGCGGGCAATTGCGTCGTGATGAAGCCCGCCGAACAGACGCCCGCCTCGCTGCTCGTGCTGGCGGAGCTGATTCAGGATCTGCTGCCTGCAGGCGTGCTGAACATCGTCAATGGCTTCGGCCTCGAAGCGGGCAAGCCGCTCGCGTCGAACAAGCGGATCGCGAAGATCGCCTTCACGGGTGAAACGACGACGGGCCGCCTCATCATGCAGTACGCGAGCCAGAACATCATTCCCGTGACGCTGGAACTGGGCGGCAAGAGCCCGAACATCTTCTTCGCGGACGTGCTCGACAAGGACGACAGCTTCTTCGACAAGGCGCTTGAAGGCTTTGCGATGTTCGCGCTGAATCAGGGTGAAGTCTGCACGTGCCCGTCGCGTGTGCTGATCGAGGAATCCGCTTACGACCGCTTCATGGAACGCGCACTGAAGCGCGTCGCCGCAATCCAGCAGGGCCATCCGCTCGACACGAAGACGATGATCGGTGCGCAGGCCTCGCGGGAACAGCTGGAAAAGATCCTGTCGTATATCGATCTCGGCAAACAGGAAGGCGCGCAATGCCTGATCGGCGGCGAGCAGAACAAGCTCGACGGCGAACTCTCGAAGGGCTATTACGTGAAGCCGACCGTGTTCCGCGGCCACAACAAGATGCGCATCTTCCAGGAAGAAATCTTCGGGCCGGTGGTGTCCGTCACGACGTTCAAGACGGAAGAAGAAGCGCTCGAAATCGCCAACGACACGCTGTACGGTCTCGGCGCCGGCGTCTGGACGCGCGACGGCACGCGCGCGTACCGCTTCGGCCGTGAGATCCAGGCGGGCCGTGTGTGGACGAACTGCTACCACGCGTATCCCGCGCATGCGGCATTCGGCGGCTATAAGCAGTCGGGCATCGGGCGCGAGAACCACAAGATGATGCTCGACCACTATCAGCAGACGAAGAATCTGCTCGTCAGCTATAGCGACAAACCGTTGGGTTTCTTCTGA
- a CDS encoding DUF779 domain-containing protein — MSEQGVARVVATDAAIKLIQQLSAEHGPIIFHQSGGCCDGSAPMCFPSNEFMVGGSDVRLGEIAGVPFYMSESQFEYWQHTQLIIDAVPGNGGMFSLERPTGLRFLTRSRLFDDHENAWLERHPVSKADA, encoded by the coding sequence ATGAGCGAACAAGGCGTTGCGCGTGTCGTGGCGACGGACGCCGCCATCAAACTGATCCAGCAGCTGAGCGCCGAACACGGACCGATCATTTTTCATCAATCGGGCGGATGTTGCGACGGCAGCGCGCCGATGTGCTTTCCATCGAACGAATTCATGGTCGGCGGATCGGATGTGAGGCTCGGCGAGATTGCAGGCGTGCCGTTCTACATGAGCGAATCGCAATTCGAGTACTGGCAGCACACGCAGTTGATCATCGATGCCGTGCCGGGCAACGGCGGCATGTTTTCATTGGAGCGTCCGACAGGCCTGCGTTTCCTGACGCGCTCGCGTCTGTTCGACGATCATGAAAATGCGTGGCTCGAAAGGCATCCTGTGAGCAAGGCGGATGCTTAG
- the eutC gene encoding ethanolamine ammonia-lyase subunit EutC has protein sequence MSDSIEKNAWQALRAFTNARIALGRAGNSLPTAPLLAFNLSHAQARDAVHHPLDADVLHEQLHTHGFASLDVHSAAPDRAHYLRRPDMGRRLSDESREALAKSAEDDAPDVVFVIADGLSAFAASKQSIPFLQAIAKRLTDWKIGPVVVARQSRVALGDEIGELLKTKLVVMLIGERPGLSSPDSLGIYLTYAPKVGCSDAQRNCISNVRPEGLDYEAAAHKLHYLLTHARRLGLTGVGLKDDSDALLQAPEAAAAIGNASKAQ, from the coding sequence ATGAGCGACTCCATCGAAAAGAATGCGTGGCAGGCGTTGCGTGCGTTCACGAATGCGCGCATTGCGTTGGGCCGCGCGGGCAACAGTCTGCCGACGGCGCCGCTGCTCGCGTTCAACCTGTCGCATGCGCAGGCGCGCGACGCCGTGCATCATCCGCTCGATGCCGACGTCCTGCATGAACAACTGCATACGCACGGCTTCGCGTCGCTCGATGTGCACAGCGCAGCGCCCGATCGTGCGCATTATCTGCGGCGTCCGGATATGGGACGACGCTTATCCGATGAGAGCCGCGAAGCGCTGGCGAAGTCGGCTGAAGACGACGCCCCCGATGTGGTCTTCGTCATCGCCGACGGGCTTTCCGCATTTGCCGCATCGAAGCAGTCGATTCCTTTTCTGCAAGCCATCGCGAAGCGGCTCACGGACTGGAAGATCGGACCTGTCGTGGTCGCGCGTCAATCGCGTGTCGCGTTGGGCGACGAGATCGGCGAGTTGCTGAAGACGAAGCTGGTTGTAATGCTGATCGGTGAGCGGCCCGGATTGAGTTCGCCCGATAGCCTCGGTATCTATCTCACGTATGCGCCGAAAGTGGGGTGCAGCGACGCGCAGCGCAACTGCATTTCGAACGTGCGGCCCGAAGGCCTCGATTACGAAGCGGCCGCGCACAAGCTGCATTATCTGTTGACGCATGCGCGCCGTCTGGGACTGACGGGTGTCGGTTTGAAGGACGATAGCGACGCGCTGCTGCAAGCGCCAGAAGCAGCGGCCGCTATCGGTAACGCTTCAAAGGCTCAATGA
- a CDS encoding ethanolamine ammonia-lyase subunit EutB, whose amino-acid sequence MSYTETIGSRTYRFADLKTLMAKASPLRSGDQLAGIAAASEEERVAAKMALADVPLRTFLNEALIPYESDEVTRLVVDTHSPEAFTEIAHLTVGEFRNWLLSSETDTAALERITKGLTPEMVAAVSKLMRNQDLILAARKRPVVTRFRNTVGLPGHMSVRLQPNHPTDDVKGIAASMIDGLMYGCGDAMIGINPASDSLSAITKLLLMIDDFRTRYQVPTQSCVLTHVTNTISAIEKGAPVDLVFQSIAGTEKANAGFGISLALLQEAYEAALSLKRGTVGDNVMYFETGQGSALSADAHHGVDQQTCEVRAYAVARQFNPFLTNTVVGFIGPEYLYDGKQITRAGLEDHFCGKLLGVPMGCDICYTNHAEADQDDMDNLLTLLGVAGINFIMGIPGADDVMLNYQSTSFHDALYVRDVLGLRRAPEFEEWLESMQIADARGALLNAPTRQPLLEGANEWMGIA is encoded by the coding sequence ATGAGCTACACGGAGACAATCGGCAGCCGCACGTATCGCTTTGCCGATCTGAAGACATTGATGGCGAAGGCGAGTCCGCTGCGTTCCGGCGATCAACTCGCCGGTATTGCAGCGGCGAGCGAGGAAGAACGCGTCGCCGCGAAAATGGCGCTGGCAGACGTGCCGTTGCGCACGTTCCTGAACGAGGCGTTGATTCCGTACGAGAGCGACGAGGTCACGCGCCTCGTCGTCGATACGCATTCGCCGGAAGCGTTCACCGAGATCGCGCATCTGACCGTCGGCGAATTTCGCAACTGGCTGTTGTCCAGCGAGACGGACACAGCGGCACTCGAACGCATCACGAAAGGACTCACGCCCGAGATGGTCGCGGCCGTGTCGAAGCTGATGCGCAACCAGGATCTGATTCTGGCGGCGCGCAAGCGGCCTGTCGTCACGCGCTTTCGCAACACGGTCGGCTTGCCGGGACACATGTCGGTGCGTCTGCAGCCGAACCATCCGACGGATGACGTGAAGGGCATTGCCGCATCGATGATCGACGGTCTGATGTACGGTTGCGGCGACGCGATGATCGGCATCAATCCCGCGTCCGACAGTCTTTCGGCGATCACGAAACTGCTGCTGATGATCGACGATTTCCGCACGCGCTATCAGGTTCCGACGCAATCGTGCGTGCTCACGCATGTCACCAACACGATTTCGGCGATCGAGAAGGGCGCACCCGTCGATCTCGTGTTCCAGTCGATTGCCGGAACCGAAAAGGCCAACGCGGGTTTCGGCATATCGCTTGCGTTGCTGCAGGAAGCGTATGAAGCGGCGTTGTCGCTCAAGCGCGGCACGGTGGGCGACAACGTGATGTACTTCGAAACGGGGCAGGGCAGTGCGCTGTCGGCGGATGCGCATCATGGCGTCGACCAGCAGACCTGCGAGGTGCGCGCGTATGCCGTCGCGCGTCAGTTCAATCCGTTCCTGACGAATACCGTGGTGGGCTTCATCGGCCCCGAGTATCTGTACGACGGCAAGCAGATCACGCGCGCCGGTCTCGAAGATCATTTCTGCGGCAAGCTGCTCGGCGTGCCGATGGGTTGCGACATCTGCTACACGAATCACGCGGAAGCCGATCAGGACGATATGGATAATCTGCTGACGCTGCTCGGCGTCGCGGGCATCAACTTCATCATGGGCATTCCGGGCGCCGACGACGTGATGCTCAACTATCAGAGCACGTCGTTTCATGATGCGCTGTACGTGCGCGACGTACTCGGCTTGCGCCGTGCGCCGGAGTTCGAAGAGTGGCTGGAGTCGATGCAGATCGCCGACGCACGCGGCGCGCTGCTCAACGCGCCGACGCGTCAGCCCTTGCTCGAAGGCGCGAACGAATGGATGGGCATCGCATGA
- the eat gene encoding ethanolamine permease — translation MKQESTTQHKGTVTHHELKQTLGTWQLWGIAVGLVISGEYFGWSYGWASAGTLGFVITAIFIAAMYTTFIFSFTELTTSIPHAGGPFAYARHAFGPTGGYIAGAATLVEFVFAPPAIALAIGAYLHVQFPGLEPKHAAMGAYLVFMALNIVGVQIAAAFELCVTLLAIFELLVFMGVVSPGFQWSNFTKGGWAGSDTFSMGAFHGMFAAIPFAIWFFLAIEGVAMAAEEAKNPKRSIPIAYVTGILTLVVLAIGVMVFAGAAGDWTKLANINDPLPQAMKYIVGENSGWMHMLVWLGLFGLVASFHGIILGYSRQIFALARAGYLPEWLSKVHPRFKTPHRAILAGGVVGIAAIYSDELIQFGGQTLTANIVTMSVFGAIVMYIISMLALFKLRRTDPDMERPFRAPLFPYFPAFALVAAVISLATMIYFNLLVALVFAAFVAFGYGYFLMTRHQREVAPADVLLEE, via the coding sequence ATGAAACAAGAGTCGACAACCCAGCACAAAGGCACCGTCACGCATCACGAACTGAAGCAGACGCTCGGCACCTGGCAGCTTTGGGGCATCGCGGTCGGCCTCGTGATCTCCGGTGAATACTTCGGCTGGAGCTACGGTTGGGCGAGCGCCGGCACGCTCGGTTTCGTGATCACCGCGATCTTCATCGCCGCGATGTACACGACGTTCATTTTCAGCTTTACCGAACTGACGACGTCGATTCCACACGCAGGCGGCCCGTTCGCCTACGCGCGCCACGCATTCGGGCCGACAGGCGGCTACATCGCGGGCGCGGCGACGCTCGTCGAATTCGTGTTCGCACCGCCCGCGATCGCGCTTGCGATCGGCGCCTATCTGCACGTGCAGTTTCCCGGCCTCGAACCGAAGCACGCGGCAATGGGCGCGTACCTGGTGTTCATGGCGCTAAACATCGTCGGCGTACAGATCGCGGCGGCGTTCGAACTCTGCGTGACGCTGCTCGCGATCTTCGAACTGCTGGTGTTCATGGGCGTCGTGTCGCCCGGCTTCCAGTGGTCGAACTTCACGAAGGGCGGATGGGCAGGCTCCGACACGTTCAGCATGGGCGCGTTCCACGGCATGTTCGCGGCGATTCCGTTCGCGATCTGGTTCTTCCTCGCGATCGAAGGCGTTGCAATGGCCGCCGAGGAAGCGAAGAACCCGAAGCGCTCGATCCCGATCGCGTACGTGACGGGCATTCTGACGCTCGTCGTGCTCGCGATCGGCGTGATGGTGTTCGCAGGCGCCGCCGGCGACTGGACGAAGCTCGCCAACATCAATGACCCGCTGCCGCAAGCGATGAAATACATCGTCGGCGAAAACAGCGGCTGGATGCACATGCTCGTCTGGCTGGGTCTGTTCGGTCTCGTCGCGTCGTTCCACGGCATCATCCTCGGCTATTCGCGGCAGATTTTCGCGCTGGCTCGCGCGGGCTATCTGCCGGAGTGGCTGTCGAAAGTGCATCCGCGCTTCAAGACCCCGCATCGCGCGATTCTCGCGGGCGGCGTGGTCGGCATCGCCGCCATCTACAGCGACGAGCTGATCCAGTTCGGCGGCCAGACGCTGACCGCGAATATCGTGACGATGTCGGTATTTGGCGCTATCGTGATGTACATCATCAGCATGCTCGCGCTCTTCAAGCTGCGCCGCACCGACCCGGACATGGAGCGCCCGTTCCGCGCGCCGCTGTTTCCGTATTTCCCGGCGTTCGCGCTGGTGGCCGCGGTGATTTCGCTGGCGACGATGATCTACTTCAATCTGCTCGTCGCGCTCGTGTTTGCTGCATTCGTTGCGTTTGGCTATGGCTACTTCCTGATGACGCGTCATCAACGCGAAGTCGCTCCCGCGGACGTCCTGCTCGAGGAATGA
- a CDS encoding AraC family transcriptional regulator produces the protein MLDHIYDHLDEPLDIDRLAGIACLSPYHWRRIYQAMYGETVATTVRRLCLHRAAGFLANGSMPIADIAERSGYSSLQSFPRTFSAVFGMPPAQYRKAGTHNRFRPSLADSGGNEMTMRDVVIRDIAGFDVLSVDHVGPYMQIGKAFDTLMDWLASRGLLSNEMRMIGIYYDDPTSVAENELRSKAGVWLPRAVDVSGDALVSVTSIAGGRYAVLRHKGPYADMAAAYQWLYGEWLVNSEHEAADAPVFEEYLNNPKETAPANLLTDICLPVVG, from the coding sequence GTGCTCGACCATATCTATGATCATCTCGACGAGCCGCTCGATATCGACCGGCTTGCCGGGATTGCGTGCCTTTCGCCATATCACTGGCGCCGCATCTATCAGGCGATGTACGGCGAAACCGTCGCGACGACAGTGCGGAGGCTGTGTCTGCATCGCGCGGCGGGTTTTCTCGCGAATGGATCGATGCCGATTGCCGACATCGCAGAGCGGTCCGGATACAGCAGCTTGCAGTCGTTCCCGCGGACGTTCAGTGCCGTATTCGGCATGCCGCCCGCGCAATATCGAAAGGCCGGGACGCACAACCGGTTCCGGCCATCTCTTGCAGACTCAGGAGGTAACGAGATGACGATGAGAGACGTGGTGATTCGGGATATCGCGGGCTTCGACGTGCTGAGCGTCGATCATGTCGGCCCGTACATGCAGATCGGCAAGGCGTTCGACACGTTGATGGACTGGCTCGCATCGCGCGGACTGCTGTCGAACGAAATGCGGATGATCGGGATTTACTACGACGATCCGACTTCCGTGGCCGAGAACGAACTGCGATCGAAGGCCGGGGTGTGGCTGCCGCGCGCGGTCGATGTGTCGGGCGATGCGCTCGTGAGCGTCACGTCGATTGCGGGCGGCCGATACGCTGTGTTGCGGCACAAGGGTCCGTATGCGGATATGGCGGCGGCGTATCAGTGGCTTTATGGCGAGTGGCTCGTGAATTCGGAGCATGAAGCCGCGGATGCGCCTGTGTTTGAAGAGTATTTGAATAATCCCAAGGAGACCGCGCCGGCGAACCTGCTGACGGATATCTGTCTTCCGGTGGTGGGATGA
- a CDS encoding recombinase family protein — MSFNSADAPVDASSSAGRAAEYVRMSTEHQQYSTENQRDRIRDYAARRGFQIVRTYADEGKSGLRIDGRQALQNLISDVVNGNADFCVILVYDVSRWGRFQDADESAYYEYICRRAGIQVAYCAEQFENDGSPVSTIVKGVKRAMAGEYSRELSAKVFAGQCRLIEMGFRQGGPAGYGLRRVLVDDHGLMKAELHRGEHKSLQTDRVILMPGPESEVRTVNLIYDWFIDGSLDEYEIAARLNGMRVRTDLDREWTRATVREVLTNEKYIGNNVYNRVSFKLKKMRVTNTPDMWIRKEGAFQAIVPSETFYTAQGIMRARARRYSNEELIERLRGLYRSRGFLSGVVIDETDGMPSTSVYVYRFGSLIRAYQTVGFTPGRDYRYIETNRFLRQLHPQIVSQTETKIADLGGTVTRDPATDLLTVNEEFTACIVLARCQAHDNGRNHWKVRFDTSLLPDITVAVRLDQTNESTLDYYLLPHLDFCQPRIHLADQNPIEFESYRFDTLDYLYGMAERARLRRVA; from the coding sequence ATGTCATTCAATAGCGCGGATGCGCCGGTCGACGCCAGTTCTTCTGCCGGGCGCGCAGCGGAATATGTACGCATGTCGACCGAACACCAGCAGTATTCCACCGAGAATCAGCGCGACCGGATTCGAGACTACGCTGCCCGTCGCGGATTCCAAATTGTCCGTACGTATGCTGATGAGGGTAAGAGCGGGCTACGGATTGACGGCCGGCAGGCGCTTCAAAATCTCATCTCTGATGTCGTAAATGGCAATGCTGACTTTTGCGTCATCCTTGTTTACGACGTGAGTCGATGGGGGCGATTCCAGGATGCTGACGAGAGCGCGTACTACGAGTACATCTGCCGCCGCGCCGGCATCCAGGTCGCGTACTGCGCCGAGCAGTTTGAGAACGACGGCTCACCGGTCTCGACTATCGTCAAAGGCGTGAAGCGGGCCATGGCTGGCGAATACAGCCGGGAGCTGTCGGCTAAAGTGTTCGCAGGCCAGTGCCGCTTGATTGAAATGGGGTTCCGCCAAGGAGGGCCGGCAGGCTATGGATTGCGGCGCGTGTTAGTCGATGACCATGGCCTCATGAAAGCAGAATTGCACCGCGGCGAACATAAAAGCCTCCAGACGGACCGGGTAATTCTCATGCCAGGGCCAGAAAGCGAGGTGCGAACGGTCAACCTGATTTATGACTGGTTCATCGATGGGTCGCTCGATGAATACGAAATCGCCGCGCGTCTGAACGGTATGCGCGTTCGGACTGACCTCGACCGGGAATGGACACGAGCCACGGTACGCGAGGTGTTGACCAACGAGAAATACATCGGCAATAACGTGTACAACCGTGTGTCGTTCAAGCTGAAGAAGATGCGTGTGACCAACACCCCTGATATGTGGATTCGAAAAGAAGGTGCATTTCAGGCAATTGTTCCGAGCGAGACGTTCTACACGGCTCAAGGCATCATGAGAGCCCGGGCGCGTCGCTATTCAAACGAGGAGTTAATCGAGCGGCTGCGCGGCCTGTATCGAAGTCGAGGATTTCTTTCTGGTGTCGTGATTGATGAAACCGATGGCATGCCATCCACATCGGTCTACGTGTACCGTTTTGGCAGTCTAATTCGCGCGTATCAGACCGTTGGTTTTACACCCGGCCGGGATTACCGTTACATCGAAACCAACCGCTTCCTGCGGCAACTCCATCCGCAAATCGTCTCGCAAACGGAAACAAAAATCGCGGATTTGGGTGGCACAGTGACACGTGACCCGGCAACTGACCTCCTGACGGTCAACGAGGAGTTCACAGCCTGCATCGTTCTCGCGCGGTGTCAGGCACATGACAATGGCCGTAATCACTGGAAGGTGCGCTTTGATACCAGCCTTCTGCCGGACATCACAGTTGCCGTGCGGCTCGACCAGACGAACGAGTCGACCCTCGACTACTACCTGTTGCCACATCTGGATTTTTGCCAACCGCGCATCCACCTGGCAGACCAGAATCCCATCGAGTTTGAGAGCTATCGCTTCGATACGTTGGATTACTTGTATGGCATGGCCGAACGCGCCCGTCTCAGGAGAGTAGCGTGA